A segment of the Hallerella succinigenes genome:
GGACCGAGCTGAATCAAATCGTCACCTCCTTTCTCGACAGCATTTCGTTAGAAGATCTAACGCATAAGCGTATCAAGTCGAAAGCCGCAACTTCGAAATAAAAAAGTGACCTTTTCCTGTCAGAAAAAGCCCCGCAATTGCTGCGAGGCTTTTTCTTATCTAGGAGGAAAACAAGCTCTTGATTTCAAGCTTAGAGAGAATGGAGATTGCTCACAAAATTGCGGCTGACCGGTATCACGGAATTATCCTTGTCATGCAGCTTGATTGTGAAATGTCCATTCGGCAAACGCTGATATTCCGCGATCGCATCGATTGCAATCAAATGAGCACGGTGAACACGGACAAACTGTCCCGGATCCAAACGCTTTTCCAAATCCACCAGAGGAGTTCCAATGATGAACTTTCCATTCGAAGCGTAAACCGTCGTGTACTTGTCTTCACTCTGGAAGCGGAAAACATTTTCAATCGGAATGACCACGGTACGGTCGCCGATCTTTGCCTGAATACGACGCAAGTACGGTTGCTTCATGTCCGGAGTGCGGTCGAGAAGACGCTGCACAGCCGATTCTGGGTCCATTTCACCCGAAAGGACCTTTCCCAAACGGCGAACCTTGTCCATGCAAATTTTTAAACGGTCTTCTTCGATCGGTTTCAGCAGGTAATCCACCGTATCTTCGGCAAAAGCTTTAATCGCATATTCATCGTAGGCCGTGGTGAAGACCACCAAGGGATCTTCTTCATCCACTTCTTTAAGCACATCAAAGCCGTTCATATCCGGCATCTGAATGTCGAGAAAAACCAAATCCGGGCTGCCCGCACGGATTTGCGCTATCGCTTCTTCGCCAGTACTCGCTTCCCCGACAATCGTCACGAGATCCGAGTAAGATTCCAGCAGTTTACGCATTCTCATGCGTGCCAAAGGCTCATCATCTACGATCAATGTTTTGAATTGCATAATCTGCAATATACAATCCGAATAAAAAAAAGATCCCGATTTTACTCGCCTTTAGACAAAAGCGGTAAAAATCGGGATAAATTGCAATCCGGTTAGACCAAACCGCCGATAAAGATGATCAAAATCAGAATCGGAAGGACAAAGCGGAAGTAATTCTTGAGCCAATACGGAATCTTAAAGCCTTGACCCTTATTCGCTTCCGCAATGTAATTATCAAAGCCCCAGCCCCACTTGGTTACGCAGAAGAGCAAATACACCAAGGAACCCAACGGAAGCAAGAAATTCGAAACGATAAAATCTTCCGACTCCAGAACGTCACGGTCACCGATCAGATGCACATCGCTCCAAACATTATAGCCCAAAGCGCACGGGAGCGAAGTAATCAACACAATGACGAAGCAAACCACAGTCGCCTTGCGACGCGTCCACTTGAAGTCATCGAGGAATCCAGACATCAAATTTTCGAACACCGCAAGCACGGTCGACATACTCGCAAAAATCATGAAGAGGAAGAACGCGGCACCCCAGAAACGTCCGCCCGTCATGTTCATAAACACGCGCGGAAGCGTGAGGAAGATAAGGCTCGGACCCGCATCCGGTTGCACACCGAAAGCAAAGCACGCCGGGAAAATGATCAAGCCCGAAGCAAGAGCGACCATCGTATCCAAAATGCAAATGCGAATCGCTTCACCGCCGAGCGTGTACTTATCCGAAGTATAGGAACCAAAGATTTCCATTGCCGCAACGCCCAAAGAAAGAGTGAAGAACGCTTGATTCATCGCAGCGGTAATCACCTTTACAACGCCCTGGCTCTGCACGTTTTCAAGGCTCGGCACGAGGTAGAAAGAAAGTCCTTCTCCTGCCCCTGGAAGCAGCACACTGTGAACGCCGAGCGCAACGATCAAAATCAAGAGGCCGAGCATCATCCACTTGGTCGTGACTTCAAGGCCCTTTTGCACGCCGAAGCTGTTCACCAAAAAGCCGAGAACGGACGTAAGCACCATACAGCCCACAACCTGCAGCGGATCCGCAAGCATAGAAGAGAAAACATTTGAAACTTCCGAAGCCGGAATGTTCGAAAATGTTCCGCTCGCGAATTTCCAGAAGTAGTTCAGCATCCATCCAGCGACTGTTGTATAATACATCATCAACAACAAGCAGCCGAGGAAACAGACATAGCCGTGCAAATGCCACTTGGAGCCTTTCGGTTCCAAAGCGCGGTAGCCCGAAACCGCCGAACGCTTGGAAGCACGACCGACGGCTAGTTCCATCGTGAGCACCGGAGCGCCCATCAAAATCAAAAAGAGAATGTAGAACAGAACAAAGAGGCCGCCACCATTTTGACCTGCGAGGAAGGGGAACTTCCATACGTTACCAATGCCGATTGCACAGCCCGCGGAAACGAGCAAAAATCCTGCTCGGGATTTAAAACCTTCTCTTGCCATGAATCCTCACTTTAAGATTTGTAAAAATTGATCGTGCAAAATTCCATTGCTGAAGAGAGCCTGTTCGCCGTCTTCAAAGCGAAGCGGTTTTCCGTCGAAGCGCGTCGCTTTGCCGCCCGCTTCTTCCACCAGAAGTGCGATAGCTGCAATATCCCACGGATAACTCATCGTCATCACAAAACCATCAAGCGATCCTTGCGCCGTGAACGCTCCTTCGATGACAGCACTGCCGTAGCATTTGACGCGCGTGCAATGTTCTGCTTCGCTTTTGAAATTTTTCAAATTCTGCGCATTGATTTTTTCCCAATCGCCAACGTTAAAGTCTCCGTTCGAAACGATTGCCTTGGTGAGGTCATCGACCATGCTCACATGGACATGTTCCCCGTTTGCAAACGTGCCGCTTCCTTTACACGCAGTGAACATTTTTCCGAGGCCCGGAAGATTCACCACAGCGATAATCGGCTTTGCGCCTGCTTCTGTATTCTCGACAAGAGCAATCGAAATCCCCCACAAAGGGATTCCACGGCTAAAGTTCACCGTACCGTCCACAGGATCGATAATCCATTCATAGCGGGAGCCTTCTTTCACATGTCCCGCTTCTTCTGTTCGAATGGAATGCTCCGGAAATTCATTTTGAATATGACCGATGATAATCCGTTCGCTTTCAAAGTCGGCAGCGGTCACAACATCCTTCGGATTTTTGAATTTGATACTGCCAAGATGTTTTTGCATGGCGAGTGCCGAAGCGCCTGCTTCGTTTGCCCAGGATTGGGCTCTTTGTAAAATGTCATCTACTTGCATAATTTAAATTTAGGTATAAAATTTCTAAATTATGCTTTATGAAAAAGTTTATCTCCCTTTTGAGTTTATTTGCCGTTTCGACCCTTTTTGCCGCGCCGGAATGGGGCAGTGATTTCGCTTCGATGAGTGCCTTCCAGAAAATCTACGGGCGCACCTCTTATGTCAAACCGATCGCCACTTACATGGGAACCGTTTTAAATGGAAGCTGGGTCACCGGAGCTTCTATCGACAAAAGCCTTGTTTTTGAAGCGGGCATGCCGTTCAACATTGCGTTTGTAAGCGATGATGACCGTTCTTATAAATTCAACGGGGTTGAAATTCCGACGATTTTCGGCGACAAGTTTGAAGGGGAAATCGGCGGTAGCAAGGAACTTCACAATCTTTCCGTTTTCACATTGCCCTATTTGCAAATGGGGCTGAGCGCGTTTTACACACGAATCGCTTTACGCGCTATGTATTTCCCAAGCATTAGCCAGCTCAAAGGGTATCATCTTTTTGGATTTGGTTTGCAGCATAGCTTTGGGCACTTCTTCGTCGACAAGCTTCCGGCCCCGCTCAAGGGTTTGGACGTGAGCCTTTTCTTCGGATATAACTCCGCCTATGTTGGTTATACGCCCGAAGACTGGGAAGGACAATTGGACCTGAATTTTGGTTCGACCCACACGGCATTCATTATCGGTTACAAGCCGATTCCATTTGTTGAAGTCATGCTCTCGCTCGGCTACCAGACCGTTTCGATGAAAGCCAGCGGCAATATGATCGAATATGACGGCAATCACGCTACAGGCAACACCGTAAAACCCGACGTCAATATGGACGGCAACGGCGGATTCCGTTTAGACTTCGAAGTCGCCTTCTCGTTTGGCGCCTTCCACCCGACAATCGGCATCAACGCCGGTGCAAATACTTCTTTGAACGCGAATGTTCTTTACTTCAAACAGACCTTGTTTGAACTGGAAAGCACTCCGTCTAAGGATGACCCGGTCGATCACGTTGTCCACGAATCCGAAGAAAGCTCGAAGTAATTTCGAGGGGCAAGCCTTGCTCGATTCCATTCAAAAGAGGCTTGAAGAGCTCCCATCGCGGCCCGGCGTTTACTTGATGAAGGACGCCGCGGGAAAAATCATTTATGTGGGAAAGGCAAAAGTCCTCGCTCACCGCGTCCGTAGTTATTTTGACGGAAGGCCAAAGGCCGGACATCGGGCGGCGATGCTCATGCTCCCTTACATTCGTGACATCGAATGGATTGTAACCGATACCGAACAGGAAGCTTTTATTCTAGAAGCGAACCTGATTCGAAAGCACAAGCCCCACTATAATGTCCGCTTAAAAGACGACAAGCATTATCCGTACATCGCGATTGATTTCAAGGATCCGTTCCCCCGGCTTTTTCTTTCGCGGCATGCGAGCCATCGCTATCGTTGCTACGGCCCATTTCCTAGTTCCAAAGCGTTTCGCTCCCTGGTGGATATTTCCGCAAGGCTTTTCCAGATGCGGGAATGCAAGCTTGTTTTTCCACTCCCCAAGCCTCAGCGTCCTTGCTTGAATTTTCACATTGGACGTTGCATGGCGCCGTGTGCAAACCTTTGCACGCAAGAAGAATATGCAAAAAGCGTTACTGAAATGGTGCAGATCTTGGAAGGGAAGCGCGACGATCTGCTAACTCAATGGACGCGCGAAATGCAAGAAGCGAGCGCCAATTTGGACTTTGAAAGTGCCGCGAAAAAGCGCGATGCCATCGAAGCATTGCAGGCGACGAGCACGAATCAAAAGGCTGACACGACGGATACGACTTTAAAGCTCGATGTGGTCGCTGTGCGCCGCAACGGAAACCTCGCCACCGCCGTCATCTTCGAATACCGCAAAGGCGTTATTTCGGGCCGTAGACATTATCAGCTCGAATGTGACCAGGAACAGGACGAATCCGAAATTCTTTGTGAAACGCTTCTCAAATGGTACGAAGGCGAAGAACTGATTCCGAACGAAATCGCCATCAGCAACCCGATTCCCGAAGAAGATCGTTTGCAAATCGAAGAAGATCTCGCCGAACTGACAACGCACAAGGTAAGCCTGAGCGTACCGCAGCGTGGCGAACGCGTGCAATTCATGAAACTCGCCTTGGCAAATGCGGAAATGCTCCTTGTAGAAGCGCAGTCCGAAGTCAAGCACTTTGACGAAGTCGATCAGAGCGTTTACGATTTACAACGGGAATTGGGGCTTGCCAAGACGCCATTCCGCATTGAATGCGTGGATATTTCGCACTTGGCAGGAACGCATACCGTGGCGAGCCTTGTCGCCTTTAAGAATGGCCGCCCCGATAAAAAGAACTATCGCAAGTTCATCATCAAAAGCGTTTCCGGCATCGATGACTTTGCGAGCATGCGCGAAGTCATGACGCGTCGCCTGCGACGCCTAGAAGCCGAAGGCGTTCCGATGCCGGATCTCTGGGTCTGTGACGGTGGTAAGGGACAGGTCGATGCGACGATGCAGATTCTGAGGGAGCTCGGCCACGATAGAGATTTACCGCTCATCGGCCTTGCGAAACGTTTGGAAGAAATCGTCTTCCCCGACGACAGAAAGTCCATTGTGCTGCACCGTACGAGCGCCGCGTTGAAACTTTTGCAAAACGCCCGTGATGAAGCCCACCGCTTTGCGATTACGTATCAGCGGAGCAAGCGCAAAGAAGATTTGCGCGTCGCCTGGCTTGACCTTCCTGGAATCGGCGACGAAACCCGCATCAAGATCCTTTCCAAATACCGCAGCCGTGAAGATTTTTTAAAGGCCCCGGTCGGAGACATTCAAGATCTCTTCGGAAAAAAGCGCGGTCTGACGATCCGTGAAAAAGTGGAAAAGTACGATTCCAAAGCGGAGATGTTTTGATTCGTAAAATCATCCACATCGACATGGACTGCTTTTTTGCAGCGGTCGAAATGCGAAGCGATCCCTCGCTCCGTGACGTTCCGATGGCGGTCGGCGGCACGGTCGAAGAACGCGGTGTACTTTCCACGTGCAACTATCCCGCGCGTAAGTTCGGATTGCATTCGGCGATGTCCACCTTCAAAGCGTTCAAGCTTTGTCCGGAACTCAAACTGGTGCATCCGCATTTTGAAATATACAAGGCGGAGTCCGACGAGATCTTCAAAATCTTTCACCGCTACACGAACCGCATCGAAGGACTCAGCCTCGATGAAGCTTTTTTAGACGTCACCGGCAGCGACACGCAAAACGGTTCCGCATCGCTCATCGCACAAGAAATCCGAGAGACCATCTTCAAGGAACGTGACGGCATCACGGCAAGCGCAGGCATTGCACCGAACAAGTTCCTTGCCAAAGTCGCAAGCGATTGGAACAAGCCCAACGGTCAGTTCACCATTACGCCGAACGAAGTCGAAGCCTTCACACGGGAACTTCCTCTGAATAAAATTCCGGGCGTCGGGAAAGCGAGCAGCCAAAAACTCGCCTCGCTTGGACTTCACCTTTGCAAAGACGTTCTTCCGCTCCCCAAAGAAGCTCTCTTTAGACACTTCGGAAGCTTCGGCGAAACGCTCTATGAACTCGTCCGCGGCATCGACAATCGTCCCGTCGTCACGAACCGCGTCCGCAAATCCATTTCAACGGAAAACACTTTTCCCAAAGACATTCAAGGCGTGGAAGATTGCGAACAGGAACTCCGCACGATTTACTTTGAGTTTTTAAGGCGCGCCCACCGCTATGTGGAAAAGCAAAATCAAAAAAACTTCCCTGCGTTCCACTGCTTTGTCAAAATCAAATACGCGAATTTCAAGTCCACGACAATCGAACGTTGCTTTAAGGACGTCTCCTGGAAAAGATTTTCCGAGCTTTTCCGCGAACGTTACGATTCGAGCCAAAAGGTGCGCCTCCTCGGAGCGGGCATTCGCCTAGATGAGCCGGAGACGGGAGAATCTCAAGTCGATTTATTCGGGTGAACTTTGTGCAGGTATCCATGATGCGTGATTCATTTACTCCGAGGAACAGGTCCATTCTGAATCCATTGTCCATGGCTAATGGTTGATTGTACATTGTATATTGTTAATTATCTTATAGAAAGGGGTAAAAATGTTCCGTCTAGTTGTTTTTCTTTTTTGTTTGAGCTTTTGGGTTTCCTGCGCTTCACAGCCTCAGGTTCAGCCTCAAAAATTGGATGTAGAAGCGGAGCTGCGAAAGGATTCGCAAGAGTTTTCTGCACGGAATCCAGAATCGATCCAGCCGGTCATTAAATCCAAGTCGATATCCAAGCCTTCTGTCATGGTCCTTCCTGCGGGAACCAAGAACCTGACCGAAAGCATGAACCTTTTGAATAACGATTCCTATGCGAATGCGGCATCGAACGCCATCAACGGTTATCTGACCGAAAAACAGTTCAACGTAAAAGCCTTGGAAGGTTCTACGCAGATCAACGACGTGGTGACTTTGCAAAATGAAATCGCCGGGCAGGAAGAAGATCTTTCCTACATTGCGAGTCTTTCCTTTGGCGCAGACGTTTACATCAAATTTTCCGTTGATATCCGCCATAGTCAAATTCTTGCAAACTTGAGCGCCTACGAATCGACTTCGGGACGTATGCTCGGCACACAGACTTCGACCGTCAATGACAACGGCACACGCAAAGAAGAACTGATCGCAAGTGCCATGCACAAAGCCTTGCCGGGCCTTCTGCGCAAAGTCCAAGCCTATTGGGATGCAGATTCCCAATTCGGAACTCCGTACAAGCTAATTCTCTATTTCAACGGGGACTTCAGCAATTTGGACGTTGCCCATTCCCGCGTTTCGACTCTTCTCAAACAGCAGTTTGTGAAAATTCAAACCAATGCGATGACCGACAAAACTTCGGAATATACGATTTACGTGAATTCGCAGGACTGCGGCGATTCCTATGAAGTATACAACGCTCTGCGTGCGGCTCTCGGTTCAAGCTTTGAAGTAAAAAAGCGGAGCCTTGTCCAAAGACTTTTAATTGTGGAATTGTACTGATGATTCGCGCTCTCGGCATTTTTCTGCTTTGCGCCTTCGCCTTTGGCGAAGCGCGTATGGTGACGTACACGGCTACATCGACCGTTTCGCAAAAAGATGCCGATGAACAGGCGATGGCAGGGCTTGCTACGCAGATTCGCGCCCATGTTTCAGCAGCGCATTCGACGCAAAAATCCGAAGTCAAAAATTCGAAATCATCCAAGCTCAACGGCCAATATTCCGAATCGATCCACGTTCAAACCGAGCTTTCCTTGGACGGAATCGAACTGGAGCATCAACAGCTCGCCAAAGAAAAATGGCAAACGACCGCCTCGTTCAATACCGACAAAGCGGCATCCCTACTTCGCAAAAAAATGCGCGAAGCGAATGCCAAGGCACACACACTCGATTCTCTCATCCATGCGGCGCTGGCCCGTCACCAGTATGACATCGCTATCGACGCCTTTGGCGAAATGGCTCCGTTACAGCTTTTGCATCAAAGAGCGGTCGCAGACCTCGCCATCTTTGAGCCGTTAACCAAAGCAGACGATTTCAGCATGGATCTTTTTGCATTACAGGCTCAAATTTCTGAAGCCCTGGCGCACCTGAAAATTTCTCCCGTCGATTCTGTTCCAAGCCACGTTCAAAACAATACGCTCGGGCCTTTCACCTTCCGCGTTCAAGGCGAAGGCGGAACTCTTAACAGCATGACCGTTTTAGCGGAACAAGGGAAAAAGATCATAGCCGAAGCCAAAACGGATTCCAACGGTCTCGCCCATTTTATCCTGCGAAACATCAACACATTCCAAGGTTCTCACGAAGTCATTTTTCGCATTCGACTGCCCCACTTTGGCAAACGCAAGTCTCAAACGGAATACAAAGTCACCTACACATCTGACGAGCCAAGCTGTTCTTACTCTTTAGACTGCATGGGTGATGGCGCAGCCTGCATCGCCATAGAAAACTTCCTTTCTCGTGTCGGCTTTGAAGAAAGCAAGAAGGGCAAAAAGCTCCTCGTCAAAATCAAGACACTGGACACACAGGTTTTTGACGGTGGACCCAAGAAAATTTACACGGTACAGCTTTCGGTATCTATCCGCGGCGAAGGAATCCATTTCGATCAGCAGCTAAAAGGCTCCGGATCTTCCGAACACTCTGCCAAATCGAACGCGATTTATAAAATTTCATCTCAAAAGATTCCACAAGCCCTAAAACCGCTTTGCAAATGATGAAATTCAAAATCGTTCTATTCTGCTTCTTGGCATTCGCCCTTCCGCTATTCGCCTTTTCCCAAGCAGAATCCTCCATCGATGACCGCGCCAAATTCCTTTCGGAGCAGGAACGTTCTTCGTTTACCGCCTACGTCGATGAGCTTTACGAAAAAACGCATTTTTCCCTGTACCTGTACACGGCAAGTTCCGAAGTTCGCGATCCAAAGCCGATAGCGGATTCCCTTTTGAATGCAGGTCTTGAAAACGATTCCCTGCGCGCCGTGATCTTTGTCGACGGGACTTCGCATTACCGCTATCTTTCGATTTCTCCTGCAGCGCAGAAGTTTATTTCGAATGCTGTGGCGGAACGTCTCGCGCAAAAATATCTGCTGCCGGAATTTCGCAAGGACCGTTACGGTCAAGGTATTATCGTTTTTGGAGCAGAACTTGCAAAAAACGTCGCCCGTTTGCACGACGTCCGTTTGCAATCCAGCTTACCGCGCCCGACAAAAGATGGACTCCCAGGCATCGCCTGGTTCTTGATTCTTGCGGTCGTCGTGACGGTCATCATCGCCTTTACGTATTTTGCCCGTCAAAGTCGTCGTGCAGCACGTCGGGAACAGATTCGGGAATTCGGCGGATTCCCTCACCCAAAATTTGACTCTGGATTCGGAGGTTAACATGAAAAAGATTTTGACCCTGCAAGACCTGACCCAATCCTCTTGGGGAGAACGTTTTCACGACACCTTCGGAGCCAATCTCCAAGCTGCATTTTTGCACGGCAACTGCCTATACGAAGGATTTGACGCCATTCACGAATCTTGGCAGGTAAGCCTCATTTTGAAGAGCGACAAGCCGAGCGAACTACAGAATTCGCACAAGCTCGCCCGCGAAATGGCAAAAGACAACCTCAAGTTCGGCTACTTCTTTACCGAAGAATTTTTGCAGACGAAACAAAACGATTACCCGCTTGAATTTTTGCACATTTCCCAAAAGAACGCTCCGCTTTTCGGAAACGCTCCGCTCGCTGGATTCACCCCGAACGCAGACGCTCTTCGCGCCGAATGCAAGCATGAACTGGTCAATCGCAAGCTGCACCTGCTCCGCGAATTTTCTCGCATCCAGGCGGGAATTACCCCGATGGACTTCTTCATTGAATTCCACGAAGAGCTGCTTCCGATTTTGCACGGCATCGCTTATTTACAAAGTTCAGTCTATCCGCAGAATCGCGTCGAAATCTACCAAAAGTTCCCCGCTTTTGAAGTGCAGGAACCGCCGCTCGATTACAAGCAGAACGTGGAACGCGCCGACCAGTTCTTCGCCGCGCTCGATCAGCTGATTCAAAGCCTTTAATGTTGCAGTTGAAGCATCGCTTTTGCGATGTAACGCGGCAAGTCCGAAGCGAGAACCCCATAGTCGGAAAGTTTCTTTGCGGCGAGTTCCCCGGCGATGCCATGGATTTTTGCACCGAAGACAGCGGCGTCAAACGGCTCTACCTTTTGCGCCAAAAGCCCTGCGATAATGCCCGTGAGGCAGTCGCCCGAGCCAGCCTTCGCCAGTGCCGAGCAACCCGTGTCATTGATGCGGAATTCATTCCCATTTGCGACGACCGTGCGATGTCCCTTTAAGAGCACAACCGTGCCGAACCTTTTCGAAGCATCCCGTGCCGCGTCAATGCGGTTCTTTTGAATTTCTTCGACACTGACATTCAGCAGTCTAGAAAGTTCTTTGGGATGAGGCGTCATCACGCAGCGTTCCGAAAGTTTCGGTTTGTCATCAAACGTGGCAAATATATTCAAGCCGTCCGCATCCAAAACCAGCGAAGCCTTTTGTTTCATCAAGCCGTCTAACAACGCATGGACAACAAACGGCAAATCATGCGGGTCATCTTCGATTGCCGAAATTCCACAGCCCAAGGAACAAACCGTTCCCGGCTTAAACCGATTTAGAATCACTTGGACCGCATCTTTAGCCATCGTAGAGCCGCACTGCGGAAGCGGCAAATAGACCGCATCCGGGAGTTGGGATGCCACCGATTCGATCACCGGTGGAATTGCCGCTAACGTCACATAGCCTGCACCCACACGAAGCGCAGAAACCGAGGAAAGATAGGCCGCTCCCCGGTAATTCAAAGAACCAGCCATGTTCAATACATTGCCAAATGTGAACTTATTCGAATCACTCGGGCGAAAAGGCAGTTGCATGTTACTTTTCCAGCATTGCGCGGAATCTTTCGAGATCCGCAGGCGTTGTGATTTTATCGTTCAAGGTGTCGCCCGGAACGATGTAAACCGGAACTCCGAAATGTTCCAGAATCGAAGCTTCATCGGTCGGCAAAAAGGCCAGCGGTTCCGCTTCGATTTTCGCATACAGTTCACGGAAGAGCTCGACAGACGCTGCCTGCGGCGTCTGGGCAAGGTAAATCTTTTCTCGCGGAATCGTGCATTCCACTTTACCGTCTTTGACGACTTTGACCGTATCGACAGAAGGACGTGCAACAAGGCAAGCGCCTTTCTTTTCGAGCGTTTCCATTACCTGCAAAATCAATTCCTGCGAAAGCAATGGACGCGCCACATCATGCACGAGAGCAAATTTCACATTCGAAGACAGCGCCGCAATGCCGTTCTGCACCGACTGCCAACGTTCCTTTCCGCCGACCACAATTTGAATCTTATCGGCGAACGGAGAAACTTTTAAGTCTTCTTCAAAATGCGATTTCCAATCTGCCGGAACAGCCAGGACCACTTCTGCAATCTGGGGCATTTGGGCAAAAGTTTCAAGCGAATAACGGTAAACAGGCTTGCCTCCCAAATCGATCAATTGCTTGGGAAGGCTTGAACCCATGCGTTTTCCGAGCCCTCCCGCCGGAAGAACCGCGGCAAATTTTGCTGAAGTCATATTCACCCTATTGCACATCCTGGACGCAACGGACGGAATAGCCCGCCGTCTTAAAGTTGTAATAGCGATAGCTTTCGGGAGAATCGTAGCTGATGCTGCGGTAGAAAGCCGTTGTTTCATCCCGTTCCGAAGCCGTCCAATAATAAGCGTGGAAACCGCGGTACATGTAAGAGCCTTCGTAAACGATGCCCGCTGGAATCGCGTGGAAGTTTTTTGCATCCGTTCCGTTGCCGGAAGTTTCTTCATCGTTTTCCCAGCCTTCACGGGACTTGAGCTGCGCACCGTCGTTTTCACCGAGAGCCGCCTTCATCGAATCCCAATCGGCATCGGTCGGGAGTCTCCAACCTTTGGGGCAAATCTTTTTCGCGGTTTCAAAGTCGTAAAGGCGACCATACTTGCGGCAGTTCGAGCTCTTCTTTTCGTAGCAAGAAGATCCCGTAAGAGTCCAGATGTTCAAATTCTGATTCGTCCAACGGAGCTTGCCGATAACGAGCGTTCCAATGCCGTCAAGGCAAGACTTAAAGTTTGCAGAAATAAAGACCGAGTCTGCGGGC
Coding sequences within it:
- a CDS encoding LytR/AlgR family response regulator transcription factor; this encodes MQFKTLIVDDEPLARMRMRKLLESYSDLVTIVGEASTGEEAIAQIRAGSPDLVFLDIQMPDMNGFDVLKEVDEEDPLVVFTTAYDEYAIKAFAEDTVDYLLKPIEEDRLKICMDKVRRLGKVLSGEMDPESAVQRLLDRTPDMKQPYLRRIQAKIGDRTVVIPIENVFRFQSEDKYTTVYASNGKFIIGTPLVDLEKRLDPGQFVRVHRAHLIAIDAIAEYQRLPNGHFTIKLHDKDNSVIPVSRNFVSNLHSL
- a CDS encoding sodium-dependent transporter, with translation MAREGFKSRAGFLLVSAGCAIGIGNVWKFPFLAGQNGGGLFVLFYILFLILMGAPVLTMELAVGRASKRSAVSGYRALEPKGSKWHLHGYVCFLGCLLLMMYYTTVAGWMLNYFWKFASGTFSNIPASEVSNVFSSMLADPLQVVGCMVLTSVLGFLVNSFGVQKGLEVTTKWMMLGLLILIVALGVHSVLLPGAGEGLSFYLVPSLENVQSQGVVKVITAAMNQAFFTLSLGVAAMEIFGSYTSDKYTLGGEAIRICILDTMVALASGLIIFPACFAFGVQPDAGPSLIFLTLPRVFMNMTGGRFWGAAFFLFMIFASMSTVLAVFENLMSGFLDDFKWTRRKATVVCFVIVLITSLPCALGYNVWSDVHLIGDRDVLESEDFIVSNFLLPLGSLVYLLFCVTKWGWGFDNYIAEANKGQGFKIPYWLKNYFRFVLPILILIIFIGGLV
- a CDS encoding DUF6588 family protein; translated protein: MKKFISLLSLFAVSTLFAAPEWGSDFASMSAFQKIYGRTSYVKPIATYMGTVLNGSWVTGASIDKSLVFEAGMPFNIAFVSDDDRSYKFNGVEIPTIFGDKFEGEIGGSKELHNLSVFTLPYLQMGLSAFYTRIALRAMYFPSISQLKGYHLFGFGLQHSFGHFFVDKLPAPLKGLDVSLFFGYNSAYVGYTPEDWEGQLDLNFGSTHTAFIIGYKPIPFVEVMLSLGYQTVSMKASGNMIEYDGNHATGNTVKPDVNMDGNGGFRLDFEVAFSFGAFHPTIGINAGANTSLNANVLYFKQTLFELESTPSKDDPVDHVVHESEESSK
- the dinB gene encoding DNA polymerase IV, with protein sequence MIRKIIHIDMDCFFAAVEMRSDPSLRDVPMAVGGTVEERGVLSTCNYPARKFGLHSAMSTFKAFKLCPELKLVHPHFEIYKAESDEIFKIFHRYTNRIEGLSLDEAFLDVTGSDTQNGSASLIAQEIRETIFKERDGITASAGIAPNKFLAKVASDWNKPNGQFTITPNEVEAFTRELPLNKIPGVGKASSQKLASLGLHLCKDVLPLPKEALFRHFGSFGETLYELVRGIDNRPVVTNRVRKSISTENTFPKDIQGVEDCEQELRTIYFEFLRRAHRYVEKQNQKNFPAFHCFVKIKYANFKSTTIERCFKDVSWKRFSELFRERYDSSQKVRLLGAGIRLDEPETGESQVDLFG
- a CDS encoding DUF6175 family protein; this translates as MDVEAELRKDSQEFSARNPESIQPVIKSKSISKPSVMVLPAGTKNLTESMNLLNNDSYANAASNAINGYLTEKQFNVKALEGSTQINDVVTLQNEIAGQEEDLSYIASLSFGADVYIKFSVDIRHSQILANLSAYESTSGRMLGTQTSTVNDNGTRKEELIASAMHKALPGLLRKVQAYWDADSQFGTPYKLILYFNGDFSNLDVAHSRVSTLLKQQFVKIQTNAMTDKTSEYTIYVNSQDCGDSYEVYNALRAALGSSFEVKKRSLVQRLLIVELY
- the uvrC gene encoding excinuclease ABC subunit UvrC, coding for MLDSIQKRLEELPSRPGVYLMKDAAGKIIYVGKAKVLAHRVRSYFDGRPKAGHRAAMLMLPYIRDIEWIVTDTEQEAFILEANLIRKHKPHYNVRLKDDKHYPYIAIDFKDPFPRLFLSRHASHRYRCYGPFPSSKAFRSLVDISARLFQMRECKLVFPLPKPQRPCLNFHIGRCMAPCANLCTQEEYAKSVTEMVQILEGKRDDLLTQWTREMQEASANLDFESAAKKRDAIEALQATSTNQKADTTDTTLKLDVVAVRRNGNLATAVIFEYRKGVISGRRHYQLECDQEQDESEILCETLLKWYEGEELIPNEIAISNPIPEEDRLQIEEDLAELTTHKVSLSVPQRGERVQFMKLALANAEMLLVEAQSEVKHFDEVDQSVYDLQRELGLAKTPFRIECVDISHLAGTHTVASLVAFKNGRPDKKNYRKFIIKSVSGIDDFASMREVMTRRLRRLEAEGVPMPDLWVCDGGKGQVDATMQILRELGHDRDLPLIGLAKRLEEIVFPDDRKSIVLHRTSAALKLLQNARDEAHRFAITYQRSKRKEDLRVAWLDLPGIGDETRIKILSKYRSREDFLKAPVGDIQDLFGKKRGLTIREKVEKYDSKAEMF
- a CDS encoding TPM domain-containing protein, with the protein product MMKFKIVLFCFLAFALPLFAFSQAESSIDDRAKFLSEQERSSFTAYVDELYEKTHFSLYLYTASSEVRDPKPIADSLLNAGLENDSLRAVIFVDGTSHYRYLSISPAAQKFISNAVAERLAQKYLLPEFRKDRYGQGIIVFGAELAKNVARLHDVRLQSSLPRPTKDGLPGIAWFLILAVVVTVIIAFTYFARQSRRAARREQIREFGGFPHPKFDSGFGG
- a CDS encoding inositol monophosphatase family protein; the protein is MQVDDILQRAQSWANEAGASALAMQKHLGSIKFKNPKDVVTAADFESERIIIGHIQNEFPEHSIRTEEAGHVKEGSRYEWIIDPVDGTVNFSRGIPLWGISIALVENTEAGAKPIIAVVNLPGLGKMFTACKGSGTFANGEHVHVSMVDDLTKAIVSNGDFNVGDWEKINAQNLKNFKSEAEHCTRVKCYGSAVIEGAFTAQGSLDGFVMTMSYPWDIAAIALLVEEAGGKATRFDGKPLRFEDGEQALFSNGILHDQFLQILK